One Salvia splendens isolate huo1 chromosome 22, SspV2, whole genome shotgun sequence DNA segment encodes these proteins:
- the LOC121786850 gene encoding B3 domain-containing protein Os03g0212300-like, whose protein sequence is MPSFIKTFSEATSLNELRIPPEFVALHGANLPFDCRLITLLGRRSFPVRVLNIASGCHFHAGWSDFRITNEIVHHDVLTFTMVDAGVFLVKRYNPRTGCPPLGDLQATGYGDSDHSDAPDVDTSNDYVPTQSEGGDSSDGDDYASDAGVLDEDGCPTFTVTFDSSNINGTLEIPMAFWRRHIRMISLQDPVYFNVNGDCWFIILDHNETKIWVKRGWRRFKERNNVVVGVRCHFKLIDRNEVQFYVWFDRP, encoded by the exons ATGCCGTCCTTCATCAAGACGTTTTCCGAAGCTACTAGTTTGAATGAGTTG CGCATTCCACCAGAATTTGTGGCTCTTCATGGTGCGAACCTACCTTTCGACTGCCGACTAATCACGCTGCTAGGAAGGAGGAGTTTCCCAGTTCGTGTGTTGAATATTGCGAGTGGCTGCCATTTCCACGCTGGTTGGTCGGACTTTCGGATCACCAACGAAATTGTTCACCATGATGTGCTTACTTTTACCATGGTCGACGCGGGGGTATTCCTTGTGAAACGCTATAACCCAAGAACTGGATGTCCTCCTCTCGGTGATCTACAAG CCACTGGATATGGAGACTCCGACCATAGTGATGCCCCGGATGTGGATACATCGAACGACTACGTGCCAACGCAATCAGAGGGTGGGGACTCGTCGGACGGTGACGACTACGCTTCGGACGCAGGGGTATTGGATGAGGATGGCTGCCCGACGTTCACCGTTACGTTTGATTCGTCGAACATCAACGGGACACTGGAAATTCCGATGGCTTTTTGGCGCCGCCACATTCGAATGATTTCCCTTCAAGACCCGGTATACTTCAATGTAAACGGGGACTGCTGGTTCATCATTCTTGACCACAACGAGACCAAGATCTGGGTGAAACGCGGCTGGAGACGTTTCAAGGAACGTAACAATGTAGTGGTTGGTGTGCGGTGCCACTTCAAACTCATTGATCGGAATGAGGTTCAGTTTTATGTGTGGTTTGATCGGCCTTGA
- the LOC121788109 gene encoding transcription factor MYB20-like, with the protein MGRQPCCDKVGLKKGPWTAEEDRKLINFIITNGQCCWRAVPKLAGLLRCGKSCRLRWTNYLRPDVKRGLLSEYEEKMVIDLHAQLGNRWSKIASHLPGRTDNEIKNHWNTHVKKKLRKMGIDPLTHKPLPPPEEANKVEEVINPADSANNEGKEIVDGSKSDPTEIVNNDFCVDEIPVIEPHEILLSCDEPTPSSSSSSSSSSSSSLSYSPTNVLEEPHFLPSFDSEIMMDSMWSDDFSGLELLINDCDQRDYATSFEPSLLQYPVMVMDEDYSLNF; encoded by the exons ATGGGGAGGCAGCCGTGCTGTGACAAGGTTGGTCTGAAGAAAGGGCCATGGACTGCCGAGGAAGACCGAAAACTCATCAATTTTATCATTACCAATGGCCAATGTTGCTGGAGAGCTGTCCCTAAGCTTGCAG GGCTGCTGAGATGTGGTAAGAGTTGTAGATTGAGATGGACTAATTATCTGAGACCCGATGTGAAAAGAGGGCTGCTTTCTGAATATGAAGAGAAGATGGTTATTGATCTTCATGCCCAGCTTGGAAACAG ATGGTCCAAGATTGCTTCTCATCTCCCGGGCAGAACAGACAACGAGATCAAGAATCACTGGAACACTCACGTTAAAAAGAAGTTGCGGAAAATGGGAATTGACCCCCTCACCCACAAGCCTCTGCCACCGCCCGAGGAAGCGAACAAAGTTGAAGAAGTGATCAATCCGGCCGACTCAGCGAACAACGAGGGAAAAGAAATCGTCGACGGCTCCAAATCCGACCCCACGGAAATAGTCAACAACGACTTCTGCGTAGACGAAATTCCGGTCATAGAGCCACATGAGATTTTACTCTCATGCGACGAGCCcacaccttcttcttcttcttcctcttcctcttcctcatcctcatcTTTGTCGTACTCCCCGACAAACGTGCTGGAAGAGCCGCATTTCCTGCCGAGTTTCGACAGCGAGATCATGATGGACAGCATGTGGTCCGATGATTTCAGCGGTTTGGAATTGCTGATTAATGATTGTGATCAGAGAGATTATGCAACCAGTTTTGAACCTTCTTTGCTACAATATCCAGTCATGGTGATGGATGAAGACTACTCATTGAATTTTTGA
- the LOC121786396 gene encoding putative nuclease HARBI1, with product MGNAEDSRKNNLTTVVFLLEEIIRNHQINMLLISLMITLIFPQNRKRKRWDRLGQSVVLDSIPDHVRQLDRLVRVTDIACVDNLRMDRNTFGRLCRILRDRVGLVDQRQVTVEEQVAMFLCVLAHHKKSRIVGHNFMRSSQTVSKYIHTVLHGVLTLHNLFLVKPIPIDEGCIDRRWKWFKGCLGALDGTYINVRVPIADVPRYRNRKGHITTNTLAVCDPQLRFTYLLPGWEGSAADSRILRDAVSRPLGLKVPKGCYYLCDQAYPNAEGFLTPYKGVRYHLKEWGVGRQAPQTPEELFNLRHSKARNVIERSFAVLKMRWGILRSASFYPIDVQTGLIIACFLLHNYIRGEMVVDPVEAEVVNEADIDDEPANDPLLCGDNISSVEPSALWTQKRDDLAREMWGDRNNGQV from the exons ATGGGTAACGCCGAGGATTCCCGAAAG AATAACCTGACCACCGTGGTGTTCTTGCTAGAAGAGATTATACGGAACCATCAAATTAACATGCTTCTCATATCTTTGATGATCACATTAATTTTCCCGCAAAACCGCAAGCGTAAACGGTGGGATCGGCTAGGTCAGTCTGTGGTTCTAGATTCTATCCCGGATCATGTGCGTCAACTAGATAGGCTTGTGCGTGTGACAGACATAGCTTGTGTGGATAATTTGAGAATGGATAGGAATACCTTTGGGCGTCTATGTCGTATTCTCCGTGACCGGGTAGGCCTAGTAGACCAGAGACAAGTGActgtagaagaacaagtggctATGTTCCTGTGTGTGCTTGCTCATCACAAAAAATCCCGCATAGTAGGTCACAATTTCATGCGATCATCTCAAACCGTCTCCAAATATATCCACACTGTACTCCATGGAGTTCTCACGCTTCACAATCTTTTTTTGGTGAAGCCCATCCCAATAGATGAGGGTTGTATTGATCGTAGATGGAAATGGTTCAAG GGTTGCTTAGGTGCTTTGGATGGGACTTACATCAATGTGCGTGTCCCAATTGCCGACGTTCCCCGGTACCGTAATCGAAAAGGTCACATCACCACCAATACACTAGCCGTGTGTGACCCCCAGCTCAGATTCACTTACCTCCTTCCTGGTTGGGAAGGCTCGGCAGCCGATTCAAGGATCTTAAGGGATGCAGTCAGCCGACCTTTAGGTCTGAAAGTACCCAAAG GATGCTACTATCTCTGCGATCAAGCATACCCAAATGCCGAAGGTTTCTTGACACCGTACAAAGGTGTCCGCTACCATCTCAAGGAATGGGGGGTCGGAAGGCAAGCCCCCCAAACACCGGAAGAGCTTTTCAACCTTAGACACTCCAAGGCGAGGAATGTCATCGAAAGATCATTCGCGGTGCTGAAGATGCGTTGGGGAATCCTAAGGTCAGCAAGCTTTTATCCCATAGATGTTCAAACTGGACTCATCATCGCATGCTTTCTTCTACACAATTACATACGAGGTGAAATGGTAGTTGATCCCGTCGAGGCTGAGGTGGTTAATGAGGCTGATATTGATGATGAGCCTGCCAACGATCCTTTGTTGTGTGGTGATAATATCAGTAGCGTGGAACCATCTGCATTATGGACCCAAAAAAGGGATGATCTTGCAAGGGAAATGTGGGGAGACAGAAATAATGGACAAGTTTGA